The Brassica napus cultivar Da-Ae chromosome A2 unlocalized genomic scaffold, Da-Ae chrA02_Random_12, whole genome shotgun sequence genome segment CACCGAGTACATGGTCAGAGTTTCTTCATTGATGTGTTGATTATGTGTGAcgttgtaaaatttaatatgttgtGTTGCAGACGTACATGTTTAAGTATGACAGTGTTCACGGGCAGTGGAAGCACAATGAACTCAAGTTGAAGGATGAGAAGACCCTTCTCTTTGGTGAGAAGCCAGTCACTGTTTTTGGCATCAGGTTTACATGcataaatctctctctctctttcttatgCTATGGAGAGTTGtggaattttgattttttggaatGTTTTTACATTTGAAGGAACCCTGAGGATATCCCGTGGGGTGAGGCTGGAGCTGACTTTGTTGTTGAGTCTACTGGTGTCTTCACCGACAAGGACAAGGCTGCTGCTCACTTGAAGGTTCTGCTTTTCATCTTCTTTTGATGTTACATGGCATTATGTGTAGTAGTATGCATATAGCTAGTTGGATTCTAGGATTACTCATGTAGCTCTTGCAAGAGTATTAGTATAAATTGGAACCTAACATGTATGTATACTTATTCGATGACAATCTTTTAACTGAATGAATGATTTGGTGTTTTAGGGTGGTGCCAAGAAGGTTGTTATCTCTGCCCCAAGCAAAGACGCTCCCATGTTTGTTGTTGGTGTCAACGAGCACGAGTACAAGTCCGACCTTGACATTGTCTCCAACGCTAGTTGCACCACTAACTGCCTTGCTCCCCTTGCCAAGGTACAGAATATCATATCATTCACCGCCTATTTCAATAACACTTTCTAATCCTATTTTCGAATATTTGGTTGCTTCTTGTAGGTTATCAACGACAGGTTTGGAATTGTTGAGGGTCTTATGACCACCGTCCACTCTATCACTGGTAAATTTCTCTATCTTCAGTGAATGTTACACCACAAAACTTGTTGCCTGTAAGAGGAGCTAATGGGGGTTCTCGTGTTATTATTTCAGCTACTCAGAAGACAGTTGATGGTCCATCAATGAAGGACTGGAGAGGTGGAAGAGCCGCTTCCTTCAACATCATCCCCAGCAGCACCGGAGCTGCCAAGGCTGTCGGAAAAGTGCTTCCACAGCTCAACGGAAAGTTGACAGGAATGTCCTTCCGTGTTCCCACCGTTGATGTCTCAGTTGTTGACCTCACGGTTAGACTCGAGAAAGCCGCAACCTACGACGATATCAAGAAGGCTATCAAGTAACCTTTCTTCGGTTCCAGTTCGTTACTAGTTTCATCATCATATCTTTTGTACGATTAACTCTTTAACTGATTGGATTGTTACTATATACACAGGGAGGAATCTGAGGGAAAGCTAAAGGGAATCCTTGGTTACACAGAGGATGATGTTGTCTCAACTGACTTCGTTGGTGACAGCAGGTCGAGCATTTTTGACGCAAAGGCTGGAATCGCATTGAGTGACAACTTCGTGAAACTTGTGTCGTGGTACGACAACGAATGGGGTTACAGTACCCGTGTGGTCGACTTGATCATCCACATGTCCAAAGCCTAAATCGCCGTAAGAGAAAAGATGACCTCGATCTCAAATGATGTAATGATGTCTTAAATTTGTCCCTTTTtcgaataaaattttaactggCCATGATGGTGGTAAGTTTGTAGACcgttggtttttttttactgaaagcCTTTTGTTTGGTCTTTGATATAATGAGTTACTCTAAATGTTTTCAATTCCATGTGTTTGCACAACGAAGAgttcttctctcttctcataTCCAATGAATCAATCAATAAATTCATCtgtaaaatgattttaaaacaatGCTAACATAAGTATGAATCAACTGAATGAACGATTACATACTTATGTTAGTATGGTACGCTTCTCTATTATTTCTGATTAAAAAGACGCGACGCGATAATTTCAGTTAACCGTTTTCTCCAAAACTATCATTTCTCTTCTCAAGTTGTGAAATACAAGAAATTTACACCAAAGAAACAGGTAAAATGTCTTAAAGATATCTCGAGAACTAATACATGACAGGCTAACTACTAACGTGAGTGCACAATAAATTGCTAACTAAAAAACTTGCTTATTGATTTAGCCAACCAAGTTCACATATTAATGATTACTGagctagaaaagaaaaaaggctACGTTGCATCATAAGTTAATACCACAAATTAAAGAGCATATGTCTTCTCCAAAGAGAAGAGATTTTTACTTGGCAGTGTTCTGCTTCTTAGCCAAGCGCTTCTCCTCTGCCAAGCGATCCAATAaaacctaaaacaaaaaaaacatacgaattaaattcaaagttttttttttgtaacaattcAAAGTTTAATTTTACTTTGTCAAAAAAGAATCAAGAATCAAATTTACGTACACGGGACAGTGTAGCCAcacttaagatttttttttaggcAATGGGAAAACCCGAGTAAACTACAATAGTAGTCAAGCCTTCCACATGACCTCCACTAAGTTCCAGCGCCTTCGTCTCTACATCGGCATGTCCAAAGATATAAATGCGAGCTGTGCTGTAAAAATTCAGAACAAATCTTTCCTGGGTTGGGTTCTTACAGGGtggatatttcaagtatttagATACTGAAATGAACTAAAAAAAGTATCCAACTTTGAAACGATGAAACTCAATCCCTAGATCCCAACTATACAGAGT includes the following:
- the LOC125593948 gene encoding glyceraldehyde-3-phosphate dehydrogenase, cytosolic-like; this encodes MADKKIKIGINGFGRIGRLVARVILQRNDVELVAVNDPFITTEYMTYMFKYDSVHGQWKHNELKLKDEKTLLFGEKPVTVFGIRNPEDIPWGEAGADFVVESTGVFTDKDKAAAHLKGGAKKVVISAPSKDAPMFVVGVNEHEYKSDLDIVSNASCTTNCLAPLAKVINDRFGIVEGLMTTVHSITATQKTVDGPSMKDWRGGRAASFNIIPSSTGAAKAVGKVLPQLNGKLTGMSFRVPTVDVSVVDLTVRLEKAATYDDIKKAIKEESEGKLKGILGYTEDDVVSTDFVGDSRSSIFDAKAGIALSDNFVKLVSWYDNEWGYSTRVVDLIIHMSKA